One Mesotoga sp. UBA6090 DNA segment encodes these proteins:
- a CDS encoding DUF4895 domain-containing protein, protein MTYYAGPESYRDKLKAVYESVEGNFPSYAKLVVERSDRLDNAFGHFMTLVVQASKGNAPVLSVFVDSEGRGFVGLSNSSPFETASALYRFSNEEEEPIHDDFSDVFEEGTELVFHRAIFQSPLKLYFLAYFGNERLLRKEILKDSLRGKDYFRLPEMVDDALLSICRENYRRWIEFDDGEVLIFPFQNILKIAFGPPKINESIDRSIILELSRLFRIEVTKKCVVLRSASVTPNMKIARPVATVFEIDLVESKAVYDKLEEFYKFYSKFISETVDKMLEFIHRDFPLGK, encoded by the coding sequence GTGACATACTATGCTGGTCCAGAAAGCTATAGAGATAAGCTCAAGGCGGTATACGAGAGTGTTGAAGGTAATTTTCCATCTTACGCGAAACTGGTTGTTGAGCGGTCTGATAGACTTGACAATGCTTTCGGCCATTTCATGACGCTTGTAGTTCAGGCTTCTAAGGGGAATGCACCGGTTCTTTCGGTTTTTGTGGACAGCGAGGGCAGAGGCTTTGTGGGACTCTCCAATTCGTCTCCTTTCGAGACGGCCAGCGCATTGTACAGATTCTCAAACGAAGAGGAAGAACCTATCCATGATGACTTCTCCGATGTCTTCGAAGAGGGAACTGAGCTGGTATTCCACAGGGCGATATTTCAGAGTCCGTTGAAGTTGTACTTCCTCGCTTATTTTGGCAATGAAAGACTTCTTCGCAAAGAGATACTGAAGGATTCTCTCCGTGGAAAGGACTACTTTAGATTACCCGAAATGGTTGATGATGCCCTTCTTTCTATATGCAGAGAGAACTATAGAAGATGGATAGAGTTCGATGACGGGGAGGTCCTAATATTCCCCTTTCAGAATATCTTGAAGATTGCTTTTGGCCCTCCTAAAATAAACGAGAGCATCGACCGTTCAATAATCTTGGAACTTTCAAGGTTATTCAGAATCGAAGTCACGAAGAAGTGCGTTGTTCTCAGGAGCGCCAGCGTTACTCCTAACATGAAAATTGCGAGACCGGTTGCAACCGTCTTCGAAATCGATCTGGTTGAATCCAAGGCAGTATACGATAAGCTTGAGGAATTCTACAAGTTCTACTCGAAATTCATATCTGAGACGGTAGACAAGATGCTGGAATTTATTCACAGAGATTTTCCGCTTGGTAAATAG
- a CDS encoding VWA-like domain-containing protein gives MRNEELMEKAVFELGKDSPFYNFLLLFIDRIPSPSVRTMKLRVSSRGRFQLLYNPDTLRNKPLTFSKALLKHECLHIVNGHILIPVNKSREKMLWDISMDAAVNQFIRELDAFSLPMDSLLQEGCGTDNERFFVGPPMQYPGMTAEFYHDWGLDFMKKNKTIDLELLDSNMSRPDSHEDFGRFELPKEFVEDLLKQVISETMEKAKDGMPEGLEAVMKLVLDNPILDWRNMIRRFFGSSMQVGRYRTPMRPNRRYDDQPGWRNDYAAKLVVVVDTSGSIIEEEFNAFFSEIDEVTRVTDSRVWLVQVDETVQSVMKYGKGMWRDLKLMGRGETDLQPAVDYAQEKLRPEGLLLFTDGFTDLPTISRRALFVLPKSHNPEFVQEAKSIYGRSSVVFLK, from the coding sequence ATGAGAAATGAGGAGTTGATGGAAAAGGCTGTTTTCGAACTAGGCAAGGACAGCCCCTTCTACAATTTCCTGCTTCTCTTCATCGACAGAATTCCCTCGCCTTCGGTCAGAACGATGAAATTGAGGGTGAGCTCCAGGGGAAGATTTCAACTTCTGTACAATCCGGATACACTTCGAAACAAACCACTTACTTTTTCGAAGGCGCTTTTGAAGCATGAGTGTCTTCATATAGTGAATGGACACATTCTAATACCTGTCAACAAATCCAGAGAAAAGATGCTCTGGGATATATCCATGGATGCTGCAGTAAATCAGTTCATACGTGAACTCGACGCTTTCAGTCTTCCTATGGATTCTCTTCTCCAGGAGGGTTGCGGAACAGATAATGAGAGATTTTTCGTTGGGCCTCCGATGCAGTATCCGGGAATGACTGCAGAGTTCTACCACGACTGGGGCCTTGACTTCATGAAAAAAAACAAGACCATTGATCTTGAGCTTCTGGATTCAAACATGTCCAGGCCCGATTCACATGAAGACTTTGGAAGGTTTGAACTTCCGAAAGAGTTCGTTGAGGATCTGCTCAAACAGGTGATCTCCGAGACTATGGAGAAGGCGAAGGACGGGATGCCGGAGGGTCTTGAGGCGGTAATGAAACTAGTTCTTGACAACCCGATCCTGGACTGGAGAAACATGATCAGGCGGTTCTTCGGTTCATCGATGCAGGTTGGCAGATACCGAACTCCTATGAGACCTAACAGAAGATATGATGACCAGCCCGGCTGGAGAAACGATTACGCAGCAAAACTCGTTGTCGTAGTCGATACTAGCGGGAGCATAATAGAAGAGGAGTTCAACGCCTTCTTCAGTGAGATAGATGAGGTTACTAGAGTCACAGACTCCCGGGTCTGGTTGGTGCAGGTGGACGAGACTGTTCAGAGTGTCATGAAGTATGGAAAAGGTATGTGGAGAGATCTTAAGTTAATGGGTAGAGGGGAGACCGATCTTCAGCCTGCTGTTGACTACGCTCAGGAAAAACTCAGACCGGAAGGACTTCTGCTTTTCACGGATGGATTTACCGATCTTCCTACGATTTCGAGAAGAGCGTTGTTTGTTCTTCCGAAGAGTCATAATCCAGAGTTCGTCCAAGAGGCAAAATCAATCTACGGACGATCATCGGTGGTGTTCCTTAAGTGA
- a CDS encoding AAA family ATPase — protein sequence MKVQDVKHLSKKIMESGEIPLLWGHFGVGKTDLAREIAAETGRELIILVISQMEPGDLIGMPSRDGERTLFLRPDWWPTEGNVILMIDEINRAHRSIRNAIMQLLIDRRIHNHFLPEGCWIMAAANPPDEEYDQVELITDPAFMSRFFHIELTPDPEEWLKWAELQKMPETVTNFIGEYPEFLSRDTVVSMRLELRPSPRSWYKLGRVFAGLSSKEIEKFGYVIAAGIVGPEAARTFMSKIQGSELLPSPRTLLLELDENILSRLSEGDISGTSASILRITKHLSEIDDLQVQEYFQNVPVISENLLRIGRVIPKDSFFSVIRHIVHQVEGEKGLKRAFYENLLEELAMDHDVLKFLQRSEKDEK from the coding sequence TTGAAGGTTCAGGACGTAAAACACTTGAGCAAGAAGATCATGGAATCCGGAGAGATACCGCTTCTTTGGGGTCACTTTGGGGTAGGAAAGACTGATCTTGCCAGAGAGATTGCAGCTGAGACGGGCAGAGAGTTGATAATCCTAGTCATATCGCAAATGGAGCCCGGTGATCTCATCGGCATGCCATCGAGGGACGGGGAACGGACTTTGTTCTTGAGGCCCGATTGGTGGCCGACTGAAGGCAATGTGATACTCATGATAGATGAGATAAACAGGGCTCATAGATCTATCAGGAATGCAATTATGCAACTTCTAATAGACAGAAGAATACACAACCACTTTTTGCCCGAAGGATGCTGGATAATGGCCGCAGCAAATCCGCCGGATGAGGAGTATGATCAGGTCGAACTGATAACTGATCCGGCCTTCATGTCAAGGTTCTTCCATATAGAGCTGACTCCCGATCCCGAAGAATGGCTTAAGTGGGCGGAACTCCAGAAGATGCCGGAGACTGTTACCAACTTCATAGGTGAGTATCCCGAGTTTCTTTCAAGAGACACGGTTGTATCGATGCGGCTGGAATTGAGACCGAGCCCTCGTAGCTGGTACAAATTGGGGAGAGTATTCGCAGGTCTTTCAAGCAAGGAGATCGAAAAGTTCGGCTACGTAATTGCCGCCGGCATAGTTGGACCGGAGGCGGCAAGAACTTTCATGAGCAAGATTCAGGGCAGCGAGCTCCTTCCTTCTCCCAGAACTCTGCTTCTTGAACTGGATGAGAATATCCTTTCGAGACTCTCGGAAGGTGATATTTCAGGGACAAGCGCCTCGATACTCCGTATCACAAAGCATCTTTCTGAGATAGATGATTTACAGGTTCAGGAATACTTTCAGAATGTGCCTGTAATCTCGGAAAACCTTCTCAGGATAGGCAGAGTCATCCCGAAAGACTCGTTCTTCTCCGTAATACGACACATCGTTCACCAGGTAGAGGGGGAAAAGGGATTGAAACGGGCCTTCTACGAGAATCTTCTCGAGGAGCTGGCAATGGACCATGATGTTCTGAAATTCCTGCAGAGGAGCGAAAAGGATGAGAAATGA
- the groL gene encoding chaperonin GroEL (60 kDa chaperone family; promotes refolding of misfolded polypeptides especially under stressful conditions; forms two stacked rings of heptamers to form a barrel-shaped 14mer; ends can be capped by GroES; misfolded proteins enter the barrel where they are refolded when GroES binds): MAKILKYSEEARRSLERGVDAVADAVRITLGPKGRNVVLEKSWGSPTITNDGVSIAKEIDLEDKFDNLGAQLVKEVASKTNDIAGDGTTTATVLAQAMIKEGLKNVTAGANPILMKKGIQKATETAVSHIRSLSKKISSREDIASVAAISANDTEIGELIAEAMDKVGQDGVITVEDSKTLETYVEFVEGMQFDRGYISPYFVSDPEKMEAIIKEPLILITDKKVSAVKPLVPILEKVAQAGKPLVIIAEDIEGEALSTLVLNKLRGTLDSVAVKAPGFGDRRKAMLQDIAILTGGTVISEEVGLTLENATIDDLGSAGVIKVKKDDTIIVDGKGDPEKIKQRIGQIKAQIDQTTSEYEKETLQERLAKLSGGVAVIKVGAATETELKEKKHRIEDALSATRAAVEEGIVAGGGVVLARAKKPVQELFDSTENPDIKIGVKVVLKALDAPIRQIVENAGLDGAVVVDKILHNDDNAFGYDALNDVYTDMFKVGIIDPAKVTRSALQNAASIAAILLTTEAALTEKPEEKSQPQMPQMPEY; encoded by the coding sequence ATGGCTAAGATTCTGAAATACAGCGAAGAAGCACGAAGATCACTTGAAAGAGGCGTAGATGCTGTAGCAGATGCTGTTAGGATTACGCTTGGACCAAAAGGGAGAAACGTAGTTCTGGAAAAGAGTTGGGGCTCTCCAACGATAACCAATGACGGTGTGTCGATTGCAAAGGAAATCGATCTGGAAGATAAATTCGATAACCTTGGAGCACAGCTTGTTAAAGAAGTAGCGTCCAAGACCAATGACATTGCCGGAGACGGAACCACTACAGCTACTGTTCTTGCCCAAGCAATGATCAAGGAAGGTCTGAAGAACGTTACAGCCGGAGCCAACCCTATCCTTATGAAGAAGGGAATCCAGAAAGCAACCGAGACGGCTGTCTCACACATAAGGTCTCTCTCCAAGAAGATTTCTTCAAGAGAAGACATCGCTTCAGTTGCGGCAATCTCTGCCAATGATACTGAGATTGGCGAACTTATTGCCGAGGCTATGGACAAGGTCGGTCAGGACGGAGTAATAACGGTAGAAGATTCAAAGACCCTCGAAACATACGTTGAATTCGTTGAGGGTATGCAGTTCGACAGAGGCTACATCTCTCCTTACTTCGTTTCCGATCCGGAAAAGATGGAAGCAATAATTAAAGAACCTTTGATTCTCATTACCGACAAAAAGGTCTCAGCAGTTAAGCCGCTTGTTCCGATCCTGGAAAAGGTTGCGCAGGCAGGCAAGCCGCTTGTCATAATTGCCGAGGATATTGAAGGCGAAGCGCTTTCCACTCTAGTACTGAACAAACTTAGAGGAACACTGGATTCAGTGGCCGTCAAGGCTCCCGGGTTTGGTGACAGGAGAAAGGCTATGCTCCAGGATATTGCTATCCTTACCGGTGGCACCGTGATAAGCGAAGAAGTTGGACTAACTCTTGAGAACGCAACAATTGACGATCTAGGTAGTGCCGGCGTTATAAAGGTTAAGAAGGACGACACGATAATCGTTGATGGAAAGGGAGATCCTGAAAAGATCAAGCAGAGAATTGGTCAGATCAAAGCTCAGATCGATCAGACAACTTCCGAGTACGAAAAAGAGACTCTTCAGGAAAGGCTTGCCAAGCTTTCAGGAGGCGTAGCGGTAATTAAGGTTGGTGCTGCGACAGAGACAGAGCTGAAGGAGAAGAAACACAGAATCGAAGACGCTCTCTCCGCTACAAGAGCTGCAGTTGAGGAAGGAATAGTTGCCGGAGGCGGAGTTGTTCTTGCAAGGGCAAAGAAGCCAGTTCAGGAACTCTTTGACAGTACAGAGAATCCAGATATCAAGATAGGTGTCAAGGTAGTTCTCAAGGCTCTCGACGCTCCGATTAGACAGATTGTTGAAAATGCTGGATTGGACGGAGCAGTAGTTGTCGACAAGATACTACACAACGACGATAATGCTTTCGGATACGATGCACTGAATGATGTATATACGGACATGTTCAAGGTCGGTATCATTGATCCTGCAAAGGTTACTAGAAGCGCTCTTCAGAACGCAGCTTCTATCGCTGCGATCCTTCTAACGACCGAAGCGGCTCTGACTGAGAAGCCAGAAGAAAAGTCTCAGCCACAGATGCCACAGATGCCCGAGTACTGA
- the groES gene encoding co-chaperone GroES: MKVVPLGTRLLIKPYEEEKKTSGGIVLPDAAKEKQMTAKVIAVGEKVEDIDLKENDKVLYSKYSGTEIKIDEDDYIIIDQDDILAKIED; encoded by the coding sequence ATGAAAGTAGTTCCCCTTGGTACAAGGTTACTGATTAAGCCTTATGAGGAAGAAAAGAAAACATCAGGTGGTATCGTTCTTCCGGACGCTGCAAAAGAAAAGCAGATGACTGCGAAGGTAATCGCGGTTGGCGAGAAAGTCGAGGATATTGACCTTAAGGAAAATGACAAGGTCCTCTATTCCAAGTATTCAGGCACGGAGATCAAGATCGATGAAGACGACTACATAATCATCGATCAAGATGATATCCTGGCAAAGATCGAGGATTGA
- the pyk gene encoding pyruvate kinase, which produces MRKTKIVCTIGPATESPEMLKSLLQRGMDVARFNTTHGDITEHRERIRRLKKIRRSMDLPLTILLDLSGPKIRTGLFERSAVELKKGSEFLLTTEDLKGSESIVSVNYKKLPEEVKPGDLILMDDGKIKLKVLSVTKSEVRTRILSGGVVTHRRGINLPGIDISIPAITEKDREFIRLGIEEEVDYFALSFVRRPEDVVHARRVVEESGGSIPIVSKIETEQALKHIEEIAEVSDGLMVARGDLGVEIPVEEVPVAQKKIIRYGNQKRIPVITATQMLESMIENPVPTRAEATDITNAIVDGTDAIMLSGETSIGKYPLEAVSVMDLTARSAEKYLKQNPGLLRWTREKVSTDDHTDAICRAAWDISEELKVKVIVSSTFSGHTARNVSGFRPRAHILAVTPNEDTYYRLNLVWGARPVLMGLGNSTDDLVKVAGPLARQLKLVKKGDTIIFTAGIPFGTSNSTNILKLETA; this is translated from the coding sequence TTGAGAAAAACGAAGATCGTTTGTACAATCGGTCCGGCTACCGAATCTCCGGAAATGCTCAAGTCTCTTCTTCAAAGGGGGATGGATGTCGCCAGATTCAATACAACTCACGGCGACATTACTGAACACAGGGAGAGAATCAGAAGGTTGAAGAAAATTCGCAGATCTATGGATTTGCCACTGACAATCTTGCTCGATCTTTCGGGTCCAAAGATAAGGACTGGCTTATTTGAAAGATCCGCTGTTGAACTCAAAAAGGGGAGCGAGTTTCTCCTGACGACTGAAGACCTTAAAGGAAGCGAGAGTATTGTTAGCGTGAACTACAAGAAGCTTCCCGAAGAGGTAAAACCAGGAGACCTGATTCTTATGGATGACGGCAAGATCAAGCTTAAGGTCTTATCCGTGACAAAGTCCGAAGTCAGAACGAGAATCTTAAGTGGAGGAGTTGTTACTCACAGAAGAGGAATCAACCTCCCGGGAATAGACATTAGCATTCCGGCAATTACAGAGAAAGACAGGGAGTTTATCAGACTTGGAATTGAGGAGGAAGTCGACTATTTCGCACTTTCATTTGTCAGAAGGCCCGAAGATGTCGTGCATGCCAGGAGGGTTGTCGAAGAGTCTGGAGGATCTATTCCCATAGTCTCGAAGATAGAAACGGAACAGGCGCTGAAACATATTGAAGAGATTGCCGAGGTTTCCGATGGGCTTATGGTCGCGAGGGGTGATCTTGGAGTGGAGATTCCCGTTGAGGAAGTCCCAGTTGCTCAGAAGAAAATCATAAGATACGGAAACCAGAAGCGAATTCCAGTTATAACGGCAACTCAGATGCTGGAATCTATGATAGAGAATCCCGTGCCTACAAGAGCCGAGGCAACCGACATAACAAACGCAATCGTAGATGGAACGGATGCAATAATGCTTTCTGGAGAGACTTCGATTGGCAAGTACCCTCTTGAGGCCGTATCGGTCATGGATCTCACTGCTAGATCGGCCGAAAAGTATCTGAAACAGAATCCCGGGCTGCTGAGGTGGACAAGAGAAAAAGTCTCTACTGATGATCACACCGACGCCATCTGCAGGGCTGCGTGGGACATAAGTGAAGAGCTGAAGGTGAAGGTTATTGTCAGTTCGACTTTCTCCGGTCATACTGCAAGAAACGTTTCCGGTTTCCGGCCGAGAGCTCACATACTTGCGGTCACTCCCAATGAGGACACTTACTACAGACTGAACCTTGTTTGGGGAGCGCGTCCAGTTTTAATGGGGCTTGGCAATTCTACGGACGATCTCGTTAAAGTTGCCGGACCTCTTGCTAGACAGCTTAAGCTAGTGAAAAAGGGAGACACGATAATTTTCACCGCAGGTATTCCGTTTGGAACTAGCAACTCTACTAATATACTGAAACTCGAGACGGCATAG
- the pfkA gene encoding 6-phosphofructokinase — protein sequence MKKVGVLTSGGDSPGMNAAIRAAVRTAQTDEIAVVGIRRGYSGLLDEEFTDMDYSSVGGIMEKGGTVLRSSRCEEFKTEEGRARAAEILRNNQIEALIVIGGEGSLSGAKLLMEENGIPVVGIPGTIDNDIAMTDMCIGVDTCLNTCVETIQKLKDTASSHERAFVVEVMGRNSGYVALASGMAVGAEAIIVPELPVDYESIADKIWKERKRGKINCIIVVAEGAASAYTVARHVEHRIGYETRITILGHIQRGGSPTAFDRVLASRMGYASVKSLEREESGIMLALHGGKIVGVSLEKVLSHKKELDMELVEMAKILS from the coding sequence ATTAAGAAGGTCGGGGTCCTCACCAGTGGAGGGGATTCACCGGGGATGAATGCGGCTATAAGGGCAGCTGTAAGAACTGCCCAGACAGATGAAATAGCCGTTGTAGGAATCAGGAGAGGGTACTCTGGTCTGCTTGATGAAGAGTTCACCGATATGGATTACTCCTCGGTCGGAGGAATAATGGAGAAGGGTGGAACGGTCTTGAGGAGTTCCCGATGCGAAGAGTTCAAGACCGAGGAAGGCAGAGCAAGGGCCGCCGAAATCCTGAGGAATAATCAGATTGAAGCACTCATAGTTATCGGAGGAGAGGGGAGTCTCTCCGGTGCAAAACTGCTTATGGAAGAAAACGGAATTCCAGTTGTCGGCATTCCGGGCACAATAGATAATGACATTGCTATGACAGACATGTGCATTGGGGTAGATACGTGTTTGAATACCTGTGTTGAGACAATTCAGAAGCTCAAAGACACGGCTTCTTCGCATGAAAGAGCTTTTGTGGTAGAGGTCATGGGGAGAAACTCAGGCTATGTTGCACTGGCTTCAGGTATGGCCGTTGGAGCCGAAGCAATAATCGTTCCGGAGCTTCCAGTGGATTATGAATCAATAGCCGATAAGATTTGGAAAGAAAGGAAAAGAGGAAAGATCAACTGCATCATAGTAGTTGCCGAGGGTGCAGCAAGTGCCTACACTGTTGCCAGACATGTAGAACACAGGATTGGATACGAGACAAGAATAACCATCTTAGGTCATATTCAGAGAGGTGGATCTCCAACTGCTTTTGACAGGGTACTGGCCTCAAGAATGGGATACGCGTCGGTCAAGTCGCTTGAAAGAGAAGAGTCAGGAATCATGTTGGCTCTGCATGGTGGAAAGATAGTCGGTGTTTCTCTCGAAAAAGTACTTTCGCACAAAAAAGAACTTGACATGGAACTGGTGGAAATGGCGAAGATTCTCTCATGA
- a CDS encoding putative signal transducing protein: protein MKVLKSGIPEFEAKMYQEILLKEGIFSELVDSHFAYTDSIYFGSGGLVDIIIPDDDFEEAVQIFEDLQERGRGKTDE from the coding sequence ATGAAGGTCCTCAAGTCAGGAATTCCGGAGTTTGAAGCAAAAATGTATCAGGAAATCCTTCTAAAAGAAGGAATCTTTTCGGAACTGGTGGATTCTCATTTCGCATACACCGACAGCATATACTTTGGTTCAGGCGGTTTAGTAGACATTATTATACCCGACGATGATTTTGAAGAAGCCGTTCAGATCTTTGAAGATTTGCAAGAGAGGGGGAGGGGAAAAACGGATGAGTGA
- the gcvT gene encoding glycine cleavage system aminomethyltransferase GcvT translates to MSDLKRTPLYSEHVRLKGKLVDFAGWEMPLQFDSIINEHNLVRKKAGLFDVSHMGEIEIVGPDAIQFSDYLITNSVSSLKNGAIVYSPMCNENGGIVDDVLVYRIGNKKVMFVVNASNKDKDFEWIKKNKGAFDVEIKDASDDFAQIAFQGPRAEEILREISQVRLANIPFYHFEYGRVNGIEAIVSRTGYTGEDGFELYIAPQAAIPLWRKILEAGAEIGVKPVGLGARDTLRFEAAYMLYGNELTDETTPFEAGLKWTVKMDKDFIGKTVLEKQIENGTEYRLKGLELSGKAIARHGYEVFDGESKVGCITSGIFSPTLGKSVAMAYLKKDYWKIGSEVQVDVRGKRSPALVIKTPFYRGSVKSKS, encoded by the coding sequence ATGAGTGATCTAAAGAGAACGCCGCTTTACAGCGAGCACGTGAGACTAAAGGGAAAGTTGGTCGATTTTGCTGGGTGGGAGATGCCTTTGCAGTTTGATTCGATAATCAACGAGCACAATCTTGTCAGGAAGAAAGCCGGCCTCTTTGATGTCTCGCATATGGGGGAAATTGAAATTGTGGGACCCGATGCAATTCAATTTTCGGACTACTTGATAACAAACTCCGTCTCTTCTCTGAAGAACGGAGCCATAGTCTATTCTCCAATGTGCAATGAAAACGGCGGGATTGTCGATGACGTATTGGTCTACAGAATAGGCAACAAAAAGGTGATGTTCGTGGTCAACGCTTCAAACAAAGACAAAGACTTTGAGTGGATCAAGAAAAACAAGGGTGCTTTCGATGTAGAAATCAAAGACGCATCGGACGACTTTGCGCAGATCGCCTTTCAGGGACCTCGTGCAGAAGAGATATTACGGGAAATATCGCAGGTGAGATTGGCGAACATCCCCTTCTACCATTTTGAATATGGAAGAGTTAATGGGATTGAGGCGATTGTTTCTCGCACGGGGTACACGGGCGAAGATGGGTTCGAGCTGTATATCGCCCCTCAAGCTGCTATACCACTCTGGAGAAAAATACTCGAAGCGGGTGCCGAAATCGGTGTGAAGCCGGTTGGACTGGGCGCGAGAGATACCTTGAGATTTGAAGCGGCTTACATGCTTTACGGCAACGAACTTACAGATGAAACGACTCCGTTTGAAGCCGGTCTTAAGTGGACAGTAAAAATGGACAAGGATTTTATTGGAAAGACCGTTCTGGAGAAACAGATAGAGAACGGAACAGAATACAGGCTTAAGGGACTGGAACTTTCGGGAAAGGCCATTGCCAGGCATGGTTATGAGGTTTTCGATGGAGAAAGTAAAGTCGGCTGTATAACAAGCGGTATCTTCTCTCCTACCCTTGGAAAATCGGTTGCTATGGCTTATCTGAAGAAAGACTACTGGAAGATCGGCTCCGAAGTACAGGTAGATGTTAGGGGGAAAAGATCTCCCGCATTAGTCATTAAGACACCTTTCTATAGAGGTTCTGTGAAATCTAAGAGTTAA
- the gcvH gene encoding glycine cleavage system protein GcvH has protein sequence MKMKKYAATHEWISVEGKTATVGISDHAQDHLGDIVYVDLPEVGKSLKKGDVFCTIESVKAASDIYAPISGKVIEVNEELDSSPEKINNDAEGAGWIAKIEMSNESELDSLMDLEAYKKHCEEEG, from the coding sequence TTGAAAATGAAGAAGTATGCGGCAACTCATGAATGGATATCGGTAGAGGGAAAGACTGCAACTGTAGGAATTTCCGATCACGCTCAAGATCATCTTGGAGACATTGTCTATGTTGATCTCCCCGAAGTCGGCAAGTCACTCAAGAAGGGTGATGTCTTCTGTACTATCGAATCTGTGAAAGCGGCAAGTGACATCTACGCACCTATTAGCGGAAAGGTCATTGAAGTGAATGAAGAGCTTGATTCATCGCCGGAAAAGATTAATAACGATGCCGAGGGCGCAGGCTGGATAGCAAAAATCGAAATGAGCAATGAATCAGAACTTGACAGTCTGATGGATTTGGAGGCATATAAGAAGCACTGTGAAGAGGAGGGCTAA
- the gcvPA gene encoding aminomethyl-transferring glycine dehydrogenase subunit GcvPA codes for MPGFPYLPQTSRDIDEMLEVVGVKSVSELFKDIPEKFEVDISIPESKDEFSVLRDLSELSKNNVTLNDLSVFRGAGVYKHFVPSAVQAIASRGEFLTAYTPYQAEVSQGTLQMLFEFQTMICELTGMEVANSSMYDGASAAAEAALMAVRVRGGKKILLSEALHPEYIETIKTYCFGSDIDVETVSFDSETGQIDIADLQKKLTKDTAGFVLGYPNFFGIIENLSEIRTRIGEKTMMIVSVNPIALGLLEAPGKFGADIVVGEGQPLGNSPSFGGPGLGFFASKESHIRKMPGRIIGETKDSDGRTGYVMVLQTREQHIRRNKATSNICSNHAFNALVASIYMSMVGSEGLKEIARRSFDKAHYLAERISKTDHVRLVFTGPFFNEFVAQFDCDLEEFNRGLLKEKILGPLELERFSKEMKNYGLICATEANLNEEIEFFAGRLEAIG; via the coding sequence ATGCCTGGTTTTCCCTATCTACCCCAGACCAGCAGAGATATCGATGAAATGCTGGAGGTAGTTGGTGTCAAGAGCGTATCAGAGCTGTTCAAAGATATCCCTGAGAAATTTGAAGTCGATATCTCAATACCTGAAAGCAAGGATGAATTCAGTGTACTGAGAGATTTGAGCGAACTCAGTAAGAATAATGTGACGCTTAACGACCTGTCAGTCTTCAGAGGGGCCGGTGTGTATAAACACTTCGTTCCAAGCGCGGTTCAAGCAATAGCATCGAGAGGCGAATTTCTCACTGCATACACACCTTACCAGGCAGAAGTCTCACAGGGCACTCTTCAGATGCTGTTCGAGTTTCAGACAATGATATGTGAACTTACGGGAATGGAGGTAGCCAATTCGTCGATGTACGACGGTGCAAGCGCAGCTGCAGAAGCTGCTCTGATGGCTGTCCGAGTAAGAGGCGGAAAGAAGATCCTTCTCTCTGAAGCGCTCCATCCCGAGTATATAGAAACAATCAAGACCTACTGTTTTGGAAGCGACATAGATGTGGAAACTGTATCCTTCGATTCTGAAACCGGGCAAATCGACATAGCCGATCTTCAGAAGAAATTGACCAAGGATACGGCAGGCTTTGTGCTTGGCTATCCGAACTTCTTCGGGATAATTGAGAATCTTTCCGAGATAAGGACCAGGATCGGCGAAAAGACTATGATGATTGTCAGCGTAAATCCGATTGCGCTAGGGTTACTGGAAGCTCCTGGAAAGTTTGGCGCCGACATCGTTGTAGGCGAGGGTCAACCACTGGGCAACTCTCCTTCGTTCGGTGGGCCGGGACTTGGTTTTTTTGCCTCGAAGGAGAGTCACATAAGAAAGATGCCTGGAAGAATCATCGGGGAGACAAAAGACAGTGACGGTCGCACCGGTTACGTTATGGTTCTTCAGACTAGAGAACAGCATATCAGGAGAAACAAAGCAACTTCCAACATATGCTCGAACCATGCTTTCAATGCATTGGTCGCTTCGATCTATATGAGCATGGTAGGTTCTGAAGGGTTGAAGGAGATTGCACGAAGATCTTTTGACAAGGCTCATTATTTGGCGGAAAGAATAAGCAAGACGGATCATGTAAGGCTCGTTTTCACCGGTCCCTTCTTCAATGAGTTTGTGGCCCAGTTCGATTGTGACTTGGAAGAATTCAACAGGGGGCTCCTGAAGGAGAAGATACTGGGACCGCTGGAGCTTGAACGCTTCAGCAAAGAAATGAAGAATTATGGCCTCATTTGTGCAACAGAAGCGAATCTCAATGAGGAAATCGAGTTTTTTGCCGGCAGACTGGAGGCGATAGGATGA